Proteins from a genomic interval of Candidatus Rokuibacteriota bacterium:
- the tatA gene encoding twin-arginine translocase TatA/TatE family subunit has translation MFGLGYQELLLILVIVLILFGAQRLPDLARSLGSSVKEFKKGVTELKDDTSSTQKKDDDKKA, from the coding sequence ATGTTTGGTCTGGGCTATCAGGAGCTGCTGCTCATCCTCGTCATCGTCCTCATTCTCTTCGGCGCACAGCGTCTGCCTGATCTCGCCCGCTCCCTGGGCTCGAGCGTCAAGGAGTTCAAGAAGGGCGTCACCGAGCTCAAGGACGACACGTCGTCGACGCAGAAAAAGGACGACGACAAGAAGGCCTGA
- the selB gene encoding selenocysteine-specific translation elongation factor, with protein sequence MTAAKHVVAGTAGHIDHGKTSLVKALTGTDTDRLPEEKARGITIDLGFAFLEEPGGLTIEIVDVPGHERFVKNMLAGVGGIDLALLVIAADEGVMPQTREHLAICQLLRIKSGMVALTKTDLAEPDWVELVKDDVARLLARTFLAGCPIVPVSVKTGQGLPELRRTLARLAAEVPGRPTDQTARLPVDRVFTVKGFGTVVTGTLMAGRLAVDDRVEVFPRAVQTKVRGLQVHSRTVPTAQAGQRTAVNLQGVERAAVERGDVIAPPGALMPTLLLDATLELLAEAPRPLKARDRVRFHVGTHEVMARVLLVDRQEIAPGDVTYGRFRLEAPVCALPGDRYVIRSYSPIVTIGGGTVLDIAPPRFRRKGGALADHLRLLETAAPAQVVEEHLRQAGAAGLRAADLRARTPFGPERLRALLEELQQAQAVTAVDREWYVHREASDRLRSQTLALLEVFHRQNPLRGGISREELRSRAGHAQEKIFAQLLAALEADGAVRSERDQVRLASHGIRLTPEQQRVVDGLEGIFRSAGAAPPNPEEALGRLGVKGTEKHELFQLLVADRRLLRVKESLFFHAAALVEIQDKVVAHLKEKKEIGPADVKDLLGVSRKYAIPLMEYFDSQRVTVRQGEHRILRG encoded by the coding sequence GTGACAGCGGCGAAGCACGTCGTAGCCGGGACCGCGGGGCACATTGATCACGGCAAGACCTCGCTCGTCAAGGCGCTGACCGGCACCGACACCGACCGGCTGCCGGAGGAGAAAGCGCGTGGCATCACCATCGACCTTGGCTTCGCGTTCCTCGAGGAGCCCGGCGGCTTGACCATCGAGATCGTCGACGTGCCCGGCCACGAGCGCTTCGTCAAGAACATGCTGGCGGGCGTGGGGGGTATCGACCTGGCGCTTCTCGTCATCGCCGCCGACGAGGGCGTGATGCCGCAAACGCGGGAGCACCTCGCGATCTGTCAGCTCCTGCGCATCAAGTCGGGCATGGTCGCCCTGACCAAGACCGACCTCGCGGAGCCCGACTGGGTCGAGCTGGTCAAGGATGATGTCGCGCGGCTGCTCGCACGCACCTTCCTGGCGGGCTGCCCCATCGTGCCCGTGTCGGTGAAAACGGGGCAGGGGCTGCCCGAGCTGCGCCGGACGCTGGCGCGGCTGGCCGCCGAGGTGCCGGGGCGGCCCACCGACCAGACGGCGCGCCTTCCGGTCGACCGGGTCTTCACCGTCAAGGGCTTCGGCACCGTGGTCACCGGCACGCTGATGGCCGGACGGCTCGCCGTGGATGACAGGGTCGAGGTCTTTCCCAGGGCGGTCCAGACCAAGGTGCGCGGGCTGCAGGTCCACAGCCGCACCGTCCCAACCGCGCAGGCTGGGCAGCGCACCGCCGTCAATCTCCAGGGCGTCGAGCGCGCGGCCGTCGAGCGCGGGGATGTCATCGCGCCGCCGGGCGCGCTCATGCCGACCCTTCTGCTCGACGCCACGCTCGAGCTCCTGGCCGAGGCCCCGCGGCCGCTCAAGGCGCGGGACCGCGTGCGCTTCCACGTCGGCACCCACGAGGTGATGGCGCGCGTGCTGCTCGTGGACAGGCAAGAGATCGCGCCCGGTGACGTGACATACGGCCGCTTCCGTCTCGAGGCGCCCGTCTGCGCGCTGCCCGGCGACCGCTACGTCATCCGCTCCTACTCGCCCATCGTCACCATCGGCGGCGGCACCGTGCTCGACATCGCTCCGCCGCGCTTCAGACGAAAAGGCGGCGCGCTCGCCGACCACCTGCGCCTCCTCGAAACGGCGGCGCCGGCCCAGGTCGTCGAGGAGCACCTGCGCCAGGCTGGGGCGGCGGGGCTCCGCGCCGCCGACCTGCGCGCCCGCACCCCCTTCGGCCCCGAGCGCCTCCGCGCGCTGCTCGAGGAGCTCCAGCAGGCCCAGGCGGTGACGGCCGTCGACCGCGAGTGGTACGTGCACCGCGAGGCGAGCGACCGCCTCCGCTCCCAGACCCTGGCGCTCCTCGAGGTCTTCCACCGCCAGAACCCGCTGCGCGGGGGAATCTCCCGGGAGGAGCTCCGAAGCCGCGCGGGTCATGCGCAGGAGAAGATCTTCGCCCAGCTGCTGGCCGCGCTCGAGGCCGACGGCGCCGTCCGGAGCGAGCGGGACCAGGTGCGCCTGGCCTCCCACGGGATCCGCCTCACTCCCGAGCAGCAGCGCGTTGTCGATGGGCTCGAGGGGATTTTTCGGTCCGCGGGCGCCGCGCCGCCCAACCCCGAGGAGGCGCTCGGCCGTCTGGGGGTCAAGGGCACGGAGAAGCATGAGCTCTTCCAGCTGCTCGTCGCCGACCGGCGGCTCCTGCGCGTCAAGGAGTCCCTCTTCTTTCACGCGGCGGCGCTCGTGGAGATCCAGGACAAGGTCGTGGCCCACCTCAAGGAGAAGAAGGAGATCGGCCCCGCGGACGTCAAGGACCTCCTGGGCGTCAGCCGGAAGTACGCCATCCCGCTCATGGAGTACTTCGACTCCCAGCGCGTAACCGTGCGCCAGGGCGAGCACCGCATACTGCGCGGCTGA
- a CDS encoding ROK family protein: MPPDRYAVGIDLGGSKLRGGLVSPAGQLVGRVEVQTEAWKGSPGVLANLKGVISRLLDSTEPARVAGIGIAAAGQIHPKTHAVVYAPNLEWENVPLRDEIESAFGLPVYVENDVRAAAWGEYRFGVGRGVQSLIAVFVGTGVGSGAVVDGILLQGAGNAAGELGHTQVVPDGLPCACGRHGCVEAYASGRGFARRLEAALAAGTETRLASETGGDPSRVTAALVARAAAAGDAFARGIWDDAERYLGQAIANYVTLLNPELLVLGGGVMTTVPGLAPALERQVRAHATVLSRDVRVAHAGLGDSSAIFGAADRVWGQV, translated from the coding sequence GTGCCCCCCGATCGGTACGCCGTTGGCATTGACCTGGGCGGGAGCAAATTGCGCGGCGGCCTCGTGAGCCCCGCGGGACAGCTCGTCGGGCGCGTTGAGGTGCAGACCGAGGCCTGGAAGGGTTCCCCGGGTGTTCTCGCGAACCTCAAGGGCGTGATCAGCCGCCTGCTCGACTCCACCGAGCCCGCCCGCGTCGCCGGCATCGGCATCGCCGCCGCCGGCCAGATTCATCCCAAGACCCACGCGGTCGTCTACGCTCCGAACCTCGAGTGGGAGAACGTGCCGCTCCGCGACGAGATCGAGTCGGCCTTCGGCTTGCCTGTCTACGTGGAGAACGATGTGCGCGCCGCCGCCTGGGGCGAGTACCGCTTCGGCGTCGGCCGCGGGGTCCAGAGCCTTATCGCCGTCTTCGTCGGCACGGGCGTCGGCTCGGGCGCCGTGGTCGACGGCATCCTGCTCCAGGGCGCGGGCAATGCGGCGGGCGAGCTCGGACACACCCAGGTCGTGCCCGACGGGCTGCCCTGCGCCTGCGGCCGGCACGGCTGCGTCGAGGCCTACGCTTCGGGACGCGGCTTCGCGCGACGCCTCGAGGCGGCGCTCGCGGCCGGCACCGAGACGCGGCTCGCGTCCGAGACCGGCGGCGACCCGTCGCGCGTGACGGCGGCGCTCGTGGCGCGCGCGGCCGCGGCCGGGGACGCCTTCGCGCGCGGCATCTGGGACGACGCGGAGCGGTACCTGGGTCAAGCCATAGCCAACTACGTCACGCTCCTGAACCCGGAGCTTCTCGTGCTGGGCGGCGGCGTCATGACGACGGTGCCTGGGCTGGCCCCGGCGCTCGAGCGGCAGGTGCGGGCTCACGCCACCGTCCTCTCCCGGGATGTCAGGGTCGCTCACGCCGGCCTCGGCGACTCCTCGGCCATCTTCGGGGCGGCCGACCGCGTCTGGGGGCAGGTGTGA